In Sciurus carolinensis chromosome 4, mSciCar1.2, whole genome shotgun sequence, the sequence CATCAGTCCTTCTCTGTGTTCCTCCCCCTCTTGTGTCTGTGAGTGTTCCTTGGCATTTTTCTGTTTCCCAGCTCCCTCCCTTGCTGCCATCCTTCTCTCCTTGCCCATCTCTTGGTGTACTGTGGTCTACCTCTGCTTCACAGCAGGAAGTATGACTGACTGGATGCTGGCCAAGCTGGCACCCCCAACGGGCATTCTCCTTGCTCAGAAATTGAGCAGCTCCCTGCTCACCTCAAGAAGTTCATCTTGCCTTCTCCTGGGTGAAATTTCTGGAAATGGGATGATATCTTCATTTTGTGATGGTCTCCACTTGGAAAAGACCCACTCATCCTCTTGTTCTTGACTACTCTCCTGATCCATGTAGACAGAGGCACTGGTGGATGACTGGAAATCCTCATCCAGAGAAGAATCAGAGCACACAGTGTCGTCGTCTTCATCATCTCTCAGATTCTCTCGATAGGCATTAAGGTATCTCATTAGACCTTCCAGTTTCCAGACACTCTGGTTTCTCCTCCCTTGTGGGTTCTTGTCCACTGCCTGGTTGTCTCCATGGAGATCCACTGTAGCTGGTGAGTCTTCATAGGGGGAGCCCAGATAAACGTCCAGGACCCGGACGATGGGTAGTTCACAGAGCTGCTCTGAGTTGTCATGAATTTGTTCTCGTTTCCCCACGGGCATCCTTCCACTTTCAGTCACCCATGGCTCTTGTACAGGAGTGAGCAAGGAGCAGAAAGAATCCTCAGTAGTCGAATCTTCAGAGGAGGTACTGTCCTCAAAGGTGGGATAGCCTCCAAAGAAGTTCGGATTTGATTTGTCTTTGGAAATGCAGCCGCCTTTGTGGGCGAAGTTGCTGCTGTAGGATGTATCTTCCATGGTACAGAAATCCCAGTTTTGACTCAATCtggaaactgaaaagaaagaaaaccttgaaaTAAGATTGTGGTAGAGAGGCTTGATCTACCTATCATTCAGGAGAGttgaataaaagttgaaaaatactGGAAAGtgtgaatttgaaaagaaatgctGCTGTGATATGACGATTCAGAGGAAATGAGTACTCTTCATGAGAGAATTTGCTGATTTCCAcagaatctttcctttttctccatacaCCCTTACTTGTATGAATGCAccttgtacatatatatatgcacatgtccACATATATGTGGAGTCACATCAATAGAGAGATTATTTAATATGATAGCACAGCCAGTAAGAAATACATACATGAGTATTGTTTGATTCTTAACCCTAATCTTATTAATGCTGCTTCAGTGATCACTTATTTATGACCAATAAGTTACGTGTTCAAATTCCCTTAGATTTCTAAGACCTCCTTTCACAATTGTCTTATTAATCTCAGCCAATACTTCTTTATCGATCAATCTCTGGCTGCCTTCTCTTTCATATTCCTCTTTGTTGGATCAGTGGACCAAAGCTCACAAACACATTAAAGTCTTCAGATATTTGCTACTTAATTTCTCTATAGAGAGTATAGGTGTTTAAATGCCATCATCTGGTGGCATCCTTAATCCAGCCTTTTCAGTATGGCCCAGCATGTAAGTGGGGAGAGGCAAGGTACAATgtatctttctgtctctgtctctctctcactgtctctttctctctctctctcacacacacccacacactcacatGGAAGATTAGTCACACTGAGCCCCGATTGCTGACCACATGAAGAGATGCTGCCAGATCCAGTGGCATAAGTCGGATAACGGAGGTCCTTCAGATCCTTCGTCCCAGTGGCTTCAACATCCAACTGTTAGAAGACTGTGTTCTGAGACAGTTGGCTACCATGGCAACAGAAGAGTCTTTTGCCATATGTGTGGAAGGAAAACTACAAGGACCTATGcctttattttgattcagttcttgcatcactgtaaccaaaaaaCATGATAAGAACTACTTAGAGGCAGTACAGTTGATTTGGGCCTCACATTTTGGAGGCCTCAGTAAATGGAAGGTGATATTATTTGTTCCACATTCATGTTGAGGCAGTACATCCTGAGGAGAGGGCATAGGGTAGGAGAAGTTCTCTATGGATGGTGTGTTAGGAAGCTGACAGAGAGGAAGGTTCCACAGGAAGAGTAGCACTTTTCAAGACACAGCTTCTGTAACCCACCACCTTCCAGCATGTCCTTcttgcctacagtttccactcagttgcactgattaggttatgctCTCATAATCTACTCATTTTCCTCTGAATATTATTGCTTAGCTTGAGCTTCTAGGGGTCTGCTCATATACAATCATAACATTCTACCCCTGGTCCCTAATAGCTACTATCTTTCTCCTAGTAGAAAAATCATTTAGTTCCTTTACAAGAGTTCCATACTCTTAGCAGTTCCACTACTGCCCCAAAGTGATGTTCAAGTCCAATGTACCCTCTTGACTCAGAGTAAGATCTTGACCACAATCACTGGtaaaatcaaaaacaattttCCTATATCCAATATACAGTGGTACAGAGTAAATACTCCCTTTCCAGACAGGAGGAATGTGGTTGTGGCAGAAAAGGTTTGTGTCATAATTCACACCACCCAAACCCAGTATTTTCATCGACCTGGTCCCCTGTTTCTAAGAAAATCACCTGGGCTAGATGGTTGTGAGCCGTTTATTTGAAAGGGCTTTGTCAGCAGTTCCCATTTAAACTGACTGGTAGCATGCCCATGGGCTCTATGTAGACTGTATCTCTCTGTAGCACCTAGAATTTCTCTGGAGACAGTCATGTTATTGATATTTCTTAATGTCTGTTGTCTCCTTGTAGATTGAGTTTAAACATTTACTTTTATACCTGGGCTTCTCGGATGCAGTGTGTAGGGACTCTGGTTCTGCTTCACTTTGTCTGGTCTCTCAGACCTTTCAGTGTAAACCTGAATGGAATTTTTCATGGCCCCCTAATTTGAGCATTCTGCCTTGCAATAGATACATTGTCAGTTCGGTGAGGTTGAGTTGTGCTGCCAACTTGCCCAACACTTCAGGCAGCTAGGGTAATGGCTATAGCAAGCTGTGAGGGCCTGGGCAAATGAACATGGTGAAAATGGTTTCATAGTCCTGCGTTTCAGACAAGTCACCCACATATTCTGTACTCTAAAGAATTTGTTCTCCTGTACTCTGGACCGCTGTTTGGTGcggtcttgcaaattcctgagttGCTCTGCAGGCTTCCTTCCTATTGTCCCTGTACATAGTGCTGAGTACGTCTTCCAGAGGGGTTATCTCTTCAACATATACACCACCAGGGCCCTAGAGTCACACATTTTTCTTGATCACCTGTAAGTTTCTCAGTGTCTTTATGTTTGCTTCCTTCTCCTGACTTTCACAGTAAACCACTTATTACAGGACTACCTGCCCTGACCATACCACTGACAGAATGTTGTACCGTGTTGAAATTTGCTTTGTGTGATGCGTCTATCAGTATTAAACCTCACAGATGTCTCAGGACGTGGgcaaaaagtacatttttttttttttttgcagataaAACCATAGGTGCTCTCTAGTCCAATTCCTACCCAAGTCCTCATTTCCTTCTGAATCCTCATGAGAATAGTACctagtcctattggcattctgctTTCTGTACTCACACTAGCATAGCCCACTAAACTTCAATGACAGTGTTTTTGAAggttttccagcttgcatctctaaGGTTGTCAGCAATGTTCCTGGAAACCATTTCCACAGTCTTCTGAGCCACATGGACAAATCAGTCATAGGACAACCCTAAATCTTGTCACTAATTTCAGTTTCAGTCACCTTTTGCGTGTTGAGACCAAAACACCATAGAAgaacatcatagaggaggaaatgttgtTTTCTGGCTTAGAATTtctgaggtcttagtccatagatcaCTGAATTCAATCCTGTGGCCCAAAAGTGAGGCAGTACCATCCAGGAAATGGCCTAGCGGAGGAGAGCTACTGAAGCAATGGTGGagttgggaagcaaagagagaggaaggagcagcTGGAAGCACCGACCCTCCAGGTCATGCCCCTCTGTGATCCTCCACATTCAGCACTGTCTTACATACCCGCAGATATCTCAGTCACTCCCCTCCAAGCAGTATATGGGGATTATGATAGAGACCTCATAATGTATTGCTTCAATGTTCAGAGGAGTTTGGTGAGAGGCCTCCTATTCATAGCATAGGTTTGCTCCCTTAACGTGTTGCCAACATAGTGTGGTGGGTGAACATAGCTTGCAGAGTGAGGAAGCCATGCCATGATGTATTACCTGTTCATGTCCTGTCTGTGTCTAAGACATTTCACGTTCTTAGGGAAGTGGGAGTCTGTTTGTTGAGAGGAGAGCATCAGCTGCTCTAGGACAGGGTGATGTGCTGAGGAAAAGAACTTCCAGTGTCATGGAAGGTCAAAGAAGAGCCTCTCCTATCACCATGCCGGGGGAGAGCCGTGAGGGTATCAGGAAAGATGTGCCAGGCCCGATGGTTTGCTTCCTGAGATTTTCTGTCCGTTCAAAAGTTGCTGAGGTGAAAGAGAGCTAGTGTTGTGTGGAAGGGACCCAAGGAAAGGAAGGGTGAGCGCAAGAGAACGGACCTAGTGTTTGGGGAGAGTGCGTGCAGTGCGGTATGTGGGAGGGTGTCAGTGAGGAAGTGAGGACATGAAGGCCTTCCACCATAGCCAAGCAACCCTGATTTTGTCCTCTCAGTTGGTAAGGTGGTGTTCAGGTATCCCGTATCCCCCcaagttttgaaaattataatgGAGTATTTGACATGATTTAAGCAGACATTCATTGAGTTTGACTGTGAGAACATTGAAGGTTGTATCAATGCAAATAGAAATATAGGTTTTTAGGGTAGGAGCTGGTGTGGGGAGGGGTTGAAGGAGAAATGTAGGAAAGCAAGTTGCAAAAGGAAATAGGTATTGCAGGAGCATCTGTGTGAGGAGGAGTGGAGGAGGATGTGGTGTAAAATTAGTGTCCCTAAGTACTCCCCACCGTGAAAGAGGAATTGGGAATTAATAAGGGGAAGAAGTTCAAGATGGGATGGTGAGTGTGGACAGGGGAGGGGATACATGTGGTGGAAAGTGTTTTATAGGAAATGCATCACGTCATTTcttgagttctgagaacagagaGATATTGCTTGTGAGTTGTTGGAGGGGTGTGCTCTACAAGACCTCCATCTCCTTCAGTGCATTTCCAGCTGGGCTCAAGCTATATTCCTGAGCTTGAATCCTTGGGGTTTTGTACCATTTCTGTCCACTGTCTCTCTCTGTCTATTTCTGTCTTTATCCTATTTGTCCATGTTTACTTGTACCACATATTATCTGCCTTGACAGTGACCTCAGTTCCTGGAGAAGGGCAGGTCTTTGTGGAAGCATAACTTTGCTTGTGATTAGGGGCCCATCAAGTCCCCCCCCACATGATTTCCCTGATCCCCCATTAGGGGCTGCTGCTGATTTGACCAGAGCCCTGCTCACTTCCCTTCTTGATGTCATCAGGGAATGATTTGGAGATTGACCGACTCACGGTTCACCAATGACCCATCTTGCCCTTTGCCACGCCTTTGCCACCTGACCCTTTCCCATCCTTTAGGTACTCAGCACAGTCCATGTGATCAGCACATCCAACACCTTTCTTGGTTCCATTTCCAGTGTGAATCCTGCATGCATAGTGCCAGCACTTATGATCTGCGGTCTTAGCAAGAAGCTAGCTCATGGCATCGGAAAGCAAGGTCAGTGTACTGCATGCCAACTGTCCCCAGTTTAGAGTGTAAGCATCCCTTCTTGAGATTTTCAGAGTACTGAAGAGGATAGCATCTCATTTCTAGCTCCCCAGGGCAGTGTGACTGTCCCTATGCTACTCAGATGTGTGTCAATACCACAAAAATGACTGGTAGCAGATAGTATGCTAAGTGAATTCACTCTGGTGTTCATGGGAGATGAGCGTACCCTTGttgatttgattttctgtttccctCACGGTTTGATTGGACATTCGATAGTGTGCTAAGTATGCCAGGGAATGGGTTGAAGATTATCGACAATCTTGTAACACAACTAATCTCATTGTAGTCTTTTTAAATGCTATCatcttttacatatttcttttgcCATTTAGAGGTTAAACCAGGTATTTCTGCTAGGCATTACTGGTATGAACCTCATTTAGATTTGTTGAATTCCCCATGTTCTGTGACCACGCTAGTGCAGGATGGGTCATTCCTTCCATTATTACTTAGGTGAGCATTTAAAGCCAATCATTGAAATGGTTGCCTAGCTCACAAGGTACATGTCCTTCCTTATTTGATTTCCAAAGTTCAGGCTGAACACGGGTCTTCCCAAGTGTCATGCTGACACTTGCAACACCAAATCCAGGCAACCGTTTCAACTCTTCCATTTCCCTGCTAGAATATTTTCTGCATCTTCTAAAACTGTTGAAAGGAAAAATTGCACCACTCTGTAGCTAGCAGGTGAGTGCCTATAAGATCCAGGCCCCATATCATGGTGCTTCTAGCAACAGTAAATGCACTTTGTACCTGCAATTGCTTCCTGTATGAAACAGAGATAGTGATGTGTTCCTTGAAGAATTTTGGGACTCCAGATGTTGGAGGAGTCAGGGAGCAGGCAGAGAGGATTGAGGGTGTTCTCGTGAGCCAGTGAAATGGGTTGGAGCTCTTATAGGTGGAGAAGTGAGAAATCTGGTTGTGAAGAGACCTGTGTGTGACCCTGAGCATGCACTGTCTTTGTCACAGGGCCCTACTCCTTGATCTCTTCTCAACCTTGGAAATCATTTTGTCCCAAGCAACACTATTCTTCCTACAGCCCGCAACTGTCGTATGTGGACTTGGTTtgatctccttttttaaaaaaagctattttTCCTCAAAGTGCAGACATCTTGTTTTGTTAATGTTAAGCTGGTGAGGTATCTGGCATTTGTAGGTGGTCAGTGTGTGCAGAGGTAAGGAAGGAACGGAGGGAGTTGCTAAGGAATTTGAAATTAAGGGAAGGAATGCCTATGGGACTGAACACTCATGTTTTTTTCACCTGAACGATGAAGGTGACCCAGGGTGGTAgtaggagctggaggaggaggagttttGCGGGAACCTGTGGTGAGCGAGGAAGATGACAGTGGCCATTGGAGGTGAATTGGCAACAGAGGGAGAGTCAGCAAGATGGTTGAGTCCGGGCTGACATGTAGGGGCCCTCTTAATGCTACTTGAAAAAGAATTTCTGAGAGAATCTTACAGTGGGTTTGAGAGTGGACTTGGTTAATTCAAGGTGTGCTGAAAGACACCTAAGCTTTGGTGAAATGGCTTTAGTGGGAAAATACCGGTCAGTGAGAGTTGACTCCAAACCTCCCTCTGGGATTCTCTGTGAATCAAGGTTTGCAGCCATGCTCAGGAACGTCATGACTAACACCACCAGCACCAGCACGACCCAGAGCATCTATGCAGTACCTGTTTTGTGTCATTCCTTCTCCCAAGAACGCTATGAAGTGTGTGGAACCATCTCCGTCATCTTATGAATGAGGGAATTCAAGCTTTCGGGTGATTAGGCAGCATTCCCAGGTCTTCCCTTGGTGCCCCATGGGTCCCTAAGGCCAACCAACTTGGTAACACCCACCAGCATGCCAGAAGCAGTGTGGTTTGCCAGGATCATCTGGACTGCTGTTTGAGGGTGCCAAACACTCTCAGTTGGAATGATTTGTCCCGTGGCTCTCTGTGGAGGCCACTTGCTCAAGACCCAGGAGTTCCTCCAAAGGATGCTATGGGAGACTGGCAGGTGTCCTGCTGCCTTTGGGTGGTGGGGAGATGAGTTCATGGTGAAAGAGGATAAAAGGCGTGAACTAATACAATACCTGAGATGGGGGGATACGGTAAGAAGGGATGGTGCGGGAGAGAACCAGAATGCCTGTGGATTAGGAAGCATACTGTAGCACCCAGGAAGTCCTGAGAATGCGTACCACTCTTGTGCAGGCCACATGCACTTTACACCTGGGTCCGTGTTATATGATGGAAGAGGAGGACAGTGTGAagcacaacaacaaaaacattttttattgggGAAAAACAGAACCCTGAAACCTTGGGGACCATGGAGTAGAGGTtgacaaaactttaaaatgcGGGGTCTAAACAGTTTTCTAAGTGGAGGGATTATGAGGTTGGATTCTCTTGCCTCTAATGAAACATCTTTTCTTTGGTTCCAGCAGACTGGTGTCCTTGTAGGCTGCTTCTGGGCGCTTTCTCCCTGGTAGGGAGGAGGCCACCCGCTTCCTGAGCCAGTGCATGATGGACCTGATGTTGAGACAGGACGTGCTCTCTGAGTGGGCAGGTGGGTCCCCCTCCTTTGCCTGTCCAGCTGAGACCGAGAGGCTGTCTACAGAGCCAGTCTCCTGGCATATAATCTGGAAGAGAAGGAGAATGAGTTAGACACATGTAACATCAGCAGCAATCAAAGCAGTATTTCCTTATTTGTGGAAATTCAAGTTTTATTCTTCTCCAAAACAGTCCAAGGGTAAGTTTGAAATTTCGGTACTCCTTGAGCATTAAACAGAGAGCACACCCACCCAGATTTCTcacagacacgcacacacactcagacacacacacaaacacagagtcTCACTCACACAAAGTTTCTCTGGTCCAATCATTTGTCCTCCCCACTCTTGTGTCTCTCAGTGGTCCGTGGTCTTTTCCTTACACCTCTTGCCCAGCTCTCATTGTTgctgtcctcctcctctctttgctCATCTCTTGGTGTACTGGGGTGTGTCCCTGCTTCGCAGCAGGTAGAAGAAGTGACTCCATGCTGTCCACCCTGCCACCCCACTGGGCCTATCCCTGGCTCTGCAATCCAGCAGCTCCATGCTCACCTCAAGCGGTTCCTCTTCTTCCAGGCCGGGTGAACTGTCTGGACACGTGCCGAGGTGTTCATTTTCTGGTGGTTCCCACTTGGGCAAGGCCTGGGAAGCCTCGTGTTCTTGACCACTGCCGTGATCCATCTGGGGAGAGGCGCTAGTAGTGCCCGGTGGGAGAGCCTCGTCCAGAGGAGAGTCGGAGAACACAGGGTCACCGTCTTTGTCATCTTTCTCCTTGTCTAGCAATGCCCTGAGGCCTTTTGTTAGATCCCGCAGTTTGCCCAGATTCTGGTTTATCCTCTGCATCCTCTGGTAGTCTGCACTGAGGTCCAGAGTAGCCCTGGAGTCTTCCTGGTGGGAGCCCCCCGAAGCCTCCACTGCCTGCACGATGGGTGGTTCACAGAGCTTCTCTGGGCCGTGCTGAATTTGTTGTCGTCTCCCGAAGGGCATCCTTCCAGCTTCAGTCTCCCGTGACTCttgggcaggagggaggaagtggCAGGAGGAACACTCAGAGTTGGAGTCCTCAGAGGAGGTCGTGTCCTTCCAGTCAATGCTGTCCTCATCGAGGAAAGAGCCTATGGCGAGGCTCGGGTTTGATTTGGATTTGGAAAGGCAGTGCTGTTGGTCAGTGCAGTTGCAGTTGTAGGACGAATCTTCCATGGTGCTCAAATCCCACTTCTCCCTCAACTCGGGAAgcttgaaaagaaaaacacaaagctTGACATGGGGTTTGGGAAGAGAGTCATGCGCTCTACCAATGATTTCCCTTCCTGTTCCGTTCCTAACTGTTCCACTACGTGTGAAGTGCATCGTGTGTGTGCAATCTCCTGTCAAGGGCACAAGAGGCAGACCTTGCTCTTTGTAATTGGAGTGTATAATAACCGTCTGTCCTGAAAGTCTCTACCTTTTACCTCCCATGCTTTGTCTTATTTCAGTTGAAAGAACTTCCTGTCTCATGTAGTTGAATCCCATTTGAAAAATGCAGGAAAGCGTGAAGTAGAAATTAAGTGCTGCGCTGATGCCATGATGCGGAGGAAGCGATAGCATTCCTAAAAGAATTTGGTGGATTTCCTCCTGATCTTTTCCTCTGTCCTCATACATACATACTTGCATGAGTGATTGATGTA encodes:
- the LOC124982835 gene encoding uncharacterized protein C12orf71 homolog, whose product is MEELKGFGCPAYGTRGSSMSSCGQQSMIGVTHSQSLPELREKWDLSTMEDSSYNCNCTDQQHCLSKSKSNPSLAIGSFLDEDSIDWKDTTSSEDSNSECSSCHFLPPAQESRETEAGRMPFGRRQQIQHGPEKLCEPPIVQAVEASGGSHQEDSRATLDLSADYQRMQRINQNLGKLRDLTKGLRALLDKEKDDKDGDPVFSDSPLDEALPPGTTSASPQMDHGSGQEHEASQALPKWEPPENEHLGTCPDSSPGLEEEEPLEIICQETGSVDSLSVSAGQAKEGDPPAHSESTSCLNIRSIMHWLRKRVASSLPGRKRPEAAYKDTSLLEPKKRCFIRGKRIQPHNPST
- the LOC124982834 gene encoding uncharacterized protein C12orf71 homolog; translated protein: MEDTSYSSNFAHKGGCISKDKSNPNFFGGYPTFEDSTSSEDSTTEDSFCSLLTPVQEPWVTESGRMPVGKREQIHDNSEQLCELPIVRVLDVYLGSPYEDSPATVDLHGDNQAVDKNPQGRRNQSVWKLEGLMRYLNAYRENLRDDEDDDTVCSDSSLDEDFQSSTSASVYMDQESSQEQEDEWVFSKWRPSQNEDIIPFPEISPRRRQDELLEVSRELLNF